The following are from one region of the Actinomyces sp. oral taxon 897 genome:
- a CDS encoding GNAT family N-acetyltransferase — MTLPSRRPGIPELLITPLGAAVEPYRFETCTGDQRGPAAESTRAGVADVRLEVFVGEQGVPLVLEIDARDDLATTVHVLARGADGAPLAAGRLLIDPAHPGLVHLGRLAVRRACRGTGLGVRVVAALEDAAWHRAAVDRDGTAAVVVVLAAQEQAMGFYARCGYTVLTGRSYLDAGIAHQDMTRVVSR; from the coding sequence ATGACCCTGCCCAGCAGGCGCCCCGGGATCCCGGAGCTGCTGATCACGCCCCTGGGCGCCGCCGTCGAGCCGTACCGGTTCGAGACCTGCACGGGGGACCAGAGAGGCCCGGCCGCCGAGTCCACCCGCGCGGGCGTGGCCGACGTGCGCCTGGAGGTCTTCGTCGGGGAGCAGGGCGTGCCCCTGGTCCTGGAGATCGACGCCCGTGACGACCTGGCCACCACGGTCCACGTGCTGGCCCGCGGGGCGGACGGGGCGCCGCTGGCGGCCGGACGCCTCCTGATCGACCCCGCTCACCCCGGCCTGGTCCACCTGGGACGCCTGGCCGTGCGGCGCGCCTGCCGCGGCACGGGCCTGGGGGTGAGGGTGGTCGCCGCGCTCGAGGACGCCGCCTGGCACCGCGCCGCGGTGGACCGGGACGGCACCGCCGCCGTGGTCGTCGTGCTCGCCGCCCAGGAGCAGGCGATGGGCTTCTACGCCCGCTGCGGCTACACCGTGCTCACCGGCAGGTCCTACCTGGACGCGGGCATCGCCCACCAGGACATGACCCGCGTGGTCTCCCGGTAG